A genomic segment from Spinacia oleracea cultivar Varoflay chromosome 3, BTI_SOV_V1, whole genome shotgun sequence encodes:
- the LOC110776527 gene encoding uncharacterized protein: METPSSTRRITRSQAMSASANSNTKTSRKFEDSEKSVSKSRQMTEKQDRCVLIDITNDSPIVGLASGSLNGTPISSFSKQRRNVCKKTPGSGEALLRGQVKNLLQKVEEEAEISKFCLENCGPVRLGFKAIFNSPAGLVAPTPVNTPQVVYFSAVEEFDSLSSVSEPPIEDQLRLPQMMSDEKQADIGSEDVMISRALFLEFSEKSDSSSDSSSVVTYQGTIGGVESDSQDQVTSIDEDDASVWSIQVNVSTQGEDEVNQDVVEEDDIADNEEYYDEGGVEEEDEMLFLDDLCEGISNISVVEEKKGPKFMGKHKKFVYNSDDELVEAFEEYDSAEVLRLKGLPTPKGKHVRFLDEE, encoded by the exons ATGGAAACCCCTTCGTCTACCAGAAGAATCACAAGGTCTCAAGCTATGTCTGCTAGCGCCAACAGCAACACCAAAACATCaa GAAAGTTTGAAGATTCTGAAAAGAGTGTATCAAAATCAAGGCAAATGACAGAGAAACAAGATCGGTGTGTGCTAATTGACATAACGAATGATTCCCCAATTGTTGGTCTTGCGAGTGGAAGCTTAAATGGAACTCCAATTTCCTCTTTCTCAAAACAGAGGAGAAATGTTTGCAAGAAAACACCTGGGTCAGGGGAAGCTCTGCTTAGAGGCCAGGTCAAGAATCTGTTGCAGAAGGTTGAAGAAGAAGCTGAGATTTCCAAGTTTTGTCTTGAGAACTGTGGCCCGGTTCGTCTTGGCTTCAAAGCTATCTTTAATTCTCCTGCGGGACTTGTTGCCCCGACTCCGGTGAATACCCCACAAGTTGTGTATTTCTCTGCTGTTGAGGAATTTGATTCTTTGAGTTCTGTTTCTGAACCCCCAATTGAAGATCAACTCAGATTACCTCAG ATGATGAGTGATGAGAAGCAGGCAGACATAGGGTCAGAAGATGTGATGATTTCAAGGGCATTGTTCCTAGAGTTTTCTGAGAAATCAGACTCCTCATCAGACAGCTCATCTGTTGTGACTTACCAAGGAACAATTGGAGGAGTAGAGAGCGACAGCCAAGATCAAGTGACTTCAATTGACGAAGACGATGCTTCGGTCTGGTCCATCCAAGTGAATGTAAGCACCCAAGGCGAGGACGAAGTCAATCAAGACGTCGTTGAAGAAGACGACATAGCTGATAATGAAGAGTATTATGACGAGGGAGGAGTAGAAGAAGAGGATGAGATGCTGTTTCTTGATGACTTGTGTGAAGGGATAAGCAATATAAGTGTGGTTGAAGAAAAGAAAGGGCCAAAATTCATGGGAAAGCACAAAAAGTTTGTGTATAACAGTGATGATGAATTGGTTGAGGCATTTGAAGAGTATGATTCTGCTGAAGTTTTGCGTTTGAAGGGACTGCCAACTCCAAAAGGGAAACATGTTCGTTTTCTGGATGAAGAATGA
- the LOC110776526 gene encoding pentatricopeptide repeat-containing protein At3g42630, translating into MGAWHLSPDSLLPWLHKSAKQTHSNLVSFHNKPIPTSPLTKMINQHNQTKLLRIKQSSQVTTSISGSDSNSTDFNAIMLFCAENGYVTEAQMLWDETLNSSFIPNLNLVSSLMIAYAKTGHFDLICQILSQIRNRSFNWLPQVYSLAIKCFGMGGQLDCMECTLNDMVSMGFRVDSVTGNAYVVYYSLFGSLAEMEVAYGRLKKSRILLEEEGIRAVSLAYIKENKFFKLGEFLRDVGLGRRNVGNLLWNLLLLSYAAKFKMKSLQREFLAMLAAGFRPDLTTFNIRALAFSKMSLFWDLHLSLDHMRHENVVPDLVTYGCLADTYMDKRMGRNLDFALQKMINLNECPSVATDHFVFEAMGKGEFHVNSEASMEFNNHKNWTYKKLIAVHVKKRHRSNQIFWNY; encoded by the coding sequence ATGGGAGCTTGGCATCTATCTCCTGATTCTTTGTTACCATGGCTTCATAAATCTGCCAAacaaactcattctaatcttgTTTCTTTTCATAACAAGCCAATACCCACTTCACCATTAACAAAGATGATTAATCAACACAACCAAACAAAACTCTTGAGGATCAAACAATCTTCTCAGGTTACTACTTCAATTTCTGGGAGTGATTCAAATTCTACAGATTTTAATGCTATTATGCTATTTTGTGCTGAAAATGGTTATGTTACGGAAGCTCAGATGTTATGGGATGAAACCCTAAACAGCTCTTTTATTCCTAACCTTAATTTAGTTTCATCTCTTATGATTGCTTATGCAAAAACTGGGCATTTTGATCTTATTTGTCAGATATTGAGCCAAATTAGGAATAGAAGCTTCAACTGGCTGCCACAGGTATACTCTCTTGCAATCAAATGCTTTGGAATGGGGGGACAGCTTGATTGTATGGAATGTACATTGAATGATATGGTTTCGATGGGTTTTCGAGTTGATTCAGTAACAGGAAATGCATATGTTGTTTATTACAGCCTGTTTGGTTCTTTAGCAGAGATGGAAGTTGCATATGGTAGGCTTAAGAAGTCCAGAATTCtccttgaagaagaaggaattcGCGCTGTTTCGTTAGCTTATATTAAGGAGAATAAGTTCTTTAAATTAGGAGAGTTCTTGAGGGATGTGGGTTTGGGTAGGAGGAATGTGGGAAATCTTTTGTGGAACCTTTTGCTGCTTTCTTATGCTGCTAAATTTAAAATGAAAAGTTTACAAAGGGAGTTTTTGGCGATGTTAGCAGCAGGATTTCGGCCTGATCTTACAACATTTAACATAAGGGCTTTAGCGTTTTCCAAGATGAGTTTGTTCTGGGATCTTCATCTAAGTCTTGACCATATGAGACATGAAAATGTAGTTCCTGATCTTGTGACTTATGGTTGTTTGGCTGATACCTACATGGATAAACGGATGGGGAGGAATTTGGATTTCGCTTTGCAGAAGATGATCAACTTGAATGAGTGTCCATCAGTTGCAACTGACCATTTTGTGTTCGAGGCCATGGGAAAAGGTGAATTTCATGTGAACTCAGAAGCCTCTATGGAGttcaataatcataaaaactggACTTATAAGAAGCTCATTGCAGTACATGTAAAAAAACGACATCGGAGTAATCAGATCTTCTGGAATTACTGA